The following nucleotide sequence is from Nothobranchius furzeri strain GRZ-AD chromosome 11, NfurGRZ-RIMD1, whole genome shotgun sequence.
TGAAACAATTAATAGAAAAGCTATTTTTGAAGTCTTTTAAAGCACAAATGATATCACTGAGATCAAATACTCGGTCCTCTGGCTGCAGCATTTTAAATTATTTGACATTTTTAAACAGCTTTTATTACTAAGGGCTAAAATGACTGCAATATTCCCTCCCGAATGTCACAAATGCATAAACCTTTTCACCCAAAAAGTGTTTAGTCGCTCAGTTAACAGTTTAACTAATTTGTTCATAATTCAACTTCATTTCATTTACTTAGCAGTCACTTCCCTTCCAAAGGAAAGGAACATGGTGGGCATTTTCCCCTGGATCTCTTTCTCACTGTTATTCCCTGAGGCTGAAACTCAATTCCAGTAATTATTTATATTTGTGCCATTAGATTCACATGCGCTTTTCTCTGTGAAGAAATGTGCTGATGGCACCTTTGCTGACTTGATTCATCACTGGTGGAGTTTCTTTGCTCAGCACCTTTTGTGGTGGTTTGTTGCTTTGTAAGGAGTGAATTAAATGCACCTGGAATATTTGGGTCCTGTctgtgtgtttacatgcattcACAGTCACAAATGCAACCAAACTGCAAAATCTGGTTCTAGTTGAGTGAAGAGAATGACTTAGCAGAATGTCATGAAATCAGAGTGTTTTCTCTCGCAGCCATTTGTTTTGATGCCTTAAACTAGTTTTTtcatgaaatgtttttatttacttgaAATCTTAAAGCAAAGTCCTTAAGACATGGAAAACCTTGATTATCACCAACAACCAAGATGTGTGAGATACCATTTTTGCTTACTGGAAATAGTAATTTGATGTACTTCTATGACTGATTAACCTTTAGAGTGATAAACATTCAAGATGACCACCACAAACATGGCTATACGTTTGTGTTTTTTACAGCCTGGAGCAGAAATTTGACCTGGTCTGACAGGAAgcacaattttcaatatttcattACTGCAACTCCATCCTTTTGTTCAACTAAAAGCCTTACGATTTAAGAACTTGATTTAATATATAAGTGGATAATAAATGCACTTCTGTTTCTTTTGCAGGTGACATCACACAGAAGGGCTATGAGAAGAAGCGGTCTAAGCTGATTGGGGCCCATTTCCCTCAAACACCAGGTTAGACAGACTTTCCATTCACCTTTTTGTTGCTACTCAACTGTTTTACTGTTTACTCTGCCCACGGGTCATGACCAATACTTTGTAGATGAATAAAGAAAATGAATAGTTTTCGTCAGGAGTTGGGTGGGGGGGATTTTATTGATGAATTTGAGTGTGTTGGACTTTTAGTTTGACTTTGAATTCAGGTCAACTCCCAGAAGGAATGAAATATATTCTGTCATTTATGGTTTGTTTCAGAAAGgaaatggagaaaaaaaagaattCAAATAGAAATCGGATTTGGAACTTTAaaaaatctgacttttttttttttaaagccgCGTTGCTCAGCCTTAATAGAACTAAATGCATGACTATCTACATTTTTAGAGTGTttattcacttttttttttaccagtcatATCTGGTCAGTAGTTTGGGAAAGCAAGGACAAAAATAGAAGTTGAATTTTGGAGCCAAAATTTTCTtcagaatcaatcaatcaatcaatcaagattTATCTACATGGCACTTTCCACATCTGCAAAGGAGATCCAAAGCACCTTAAACAATCATAATAcgacaataaaacaataaaaacagtaCAATAACATCATGGGTTGTTACCTTCAGCTCTGTATTTAAAGCCAGTGTGTAAAAATACATCTTCAGCTGACGCTTAAATGATTGCAGTGAGAAGGCCCCATCTCCACTTGCTTTACTCGTGGTCTGAGGAACAGTGAGCTGTCATGAAATGGCCATTAGTAAAGTTTTTCTGAGCATCATGTTTCATCTAGCTTTGATGTTCACAGCGATCCAGTTCAGCGTTCTCACTCCAGTAAACCTGTTACATGTTTACCTGCAGCAGCTTGCGACATTCTTACCAGAAGGCATTAAAAGGTTTTCCAACCAGTTCATTTAGATTCTTTGGATTTGTCTGCTAGTTTTCAGCCAGAGGAAGAAAATAACTTACGTGTCAACAGCTGTTTTTGCGTCAGTGGCTGAGCGTTCCACCACAGGAAAACTCGAGCACTGAAGGTTAAACTGCAAGGAGCTTCTGAAGGAATCTTCTTTGTGCAGAGATGTTCAGAATGTtctacaagatggaagaaaatgatcttttattttCTAGTAGTTTAACCTTTTACTTTTCTTATGTTGATGCCTAAGTAATAAGTTCTTACTGAGCACCCCAAAAACTGATTAGTGAAAACATGCATGTACAGATTTTTTATTGACTTGATGAAAGAAACCTCATTTTGAAAATTGAACATTacatatattttattttgtaaaagatAAACAGTTTTATAGCCAACAGATTTTAATACCATACCAGCAAAGTAGCATAAAGAAGTGACTTGCCATTTGCCATCCATCTGCACGTGGTAAAATAGCTCACCTTGTGAACTCAGGTTTTGGTAAATCTTCAGAAGAGAAAGTGAAACTCtggaaagtgagtttttaaaaaataaataatttatttacaaatttttttttataaatttagcTAAGTGATTCTTTGGGTCCAGAACAGAGGTCCACGTAATGAACTCCAACTTTGTAGTGTAACTCAAGAAGCTCAAGCATGAACTGACCTCTTGAATACGACAGAAGGGATGTGTAAATAGTGGCTAAAACTTATAAAGGATATAGAATGGGATAGACATCACTGATCAGAGTGTGAGGAAATTCATTCGTTAAGGCGGCGCATACACTTGAGAGAAGGGGTCCCAACCTTTTTTGGCCCGTGAGCTGCTTTTACACAAAGTACAGAAAAGCTGCTGCCATACGATTTATTCACATTGgtactttccatgtgtgaatatGCTTACTGTGTTAAAAATGCTATGTTTACACATGCATTTTattcacaagttgatttctctgtattttaatacaccaattagggctgggcgatatggcaaaaatagaatatcacgatatttccaatattttatcacgatttcgattttatcacgattttttatccatgaatagcataacttcaattgcgtattaaagaagagaaacattgaataaataaacatttattcatattagggataatcaacacagtgctaacacacttatattttaaactcacaccagagatgataaaagccctgagagaaacaattacaaaaatcagtttttctcgtttttcaagtaacttaacataaattaaaatcgtatacatatttaaagtgcaaacatgtcaattgcaaacgtattgtgcaaacattaacttgttcaaaatactatgtagctcccagttgctcatgtagtggatagttaagctcaaatacggctctgatgtgcggctggaccagagatcgcttgtggtagcaaataactgcgcattctgaatattttctgcaattctcactttgcattcagcgtacatgcgtggaatagctgtgttcgaaaaatacttgcggctggaaaactcgtagcgcagatccattgtttttatcattttcttaaatcccactcctactgttcgcacgggacacaaatctttaaccaagtggtacgtcactgcatctgtcacgctgttccatcgtctgctgtctctgtcgtaaggagtgagttttgtgagtgtttctgttagcgtttgctgcctggaagaagcactagccgctgccgctgcagccgcaggctttttagctttagctgccagctggctctcattgtattgtttgggatgccttcttttcaattgattaaacaagtttgtggtgttgccatcacttgccttgacgctctccttgcaaatgacgtttcgctgctctttgtcatctggtgaaaaaccaaaccagttccatataacggacgaggcgttcctcttcggaacgaaaacctcgttgtcgctctcagccacggccgatgccatgtttgttcacacacaggtgaaaacaagcggggcactaatatattactatgactcactctgattggttaagggtcaaacaaaggcgtgtcattcgcctagggtaagttcccttttcattcagaggcagaaattctgaACTTGATTAAAAGAAAGACGACCAGTAAACCAAACTTTGGTATTACCATTCAGCCACTTGTCTGATGTGTGGCTGCAGCTGTCACACCCATCATACACCAAATATTGATCTAGTTTTCTCCTGTTCTTCTGGCTGTTACCGTAAAGTCCCAAAAGGATACAATTGGAATTTACAAGAACTAATGAGTCTTACTGTTCAGAGACAATCCTCTCTCTGGAATGAAGCAAAACATGTACAGCCCTCCCCTCCCccttttgcttgtttgtgtttataTAAAACTGCGCTCCTTCAGTCATTCCTCATTAGTCAGCTATCAAGATGGAACTCATGCGAGGGCTTCACCTCGAACGGGAGCGATTCTGTTGCTCGTTGTGCTCTGACTTGTTTAATAAGCCGGTGACTGTACCTTGTGGACACTTCTTTTGCATGAAATGCATCAAGAAGCACTTGGATGATGAGCAAGAACGTGGGATCTACAGCTGCCCTGATTGCAGGGAGATCTTTATGCAACGACCTCAACTGGTCAAAAGTGACATGGTGGAACATATTGTGGAACAGCTGAGGATGACTGCTGCTCCACCTGATGCTCTTGTTAAAAAATGCAATGCTGGAAGTGAAGATGTAGCCTGTGATTTCTGCACTGAGAAAAAACTCAAAGCTGTAAAATCCTGTCTGCAATGTTTGGCTTCGTATTGTGAGGAACACCTTCAGCATCATAAGAACGTGCCCGCCCTCAGGAAACACAGGTTGGTGGAAGCAACAGCAAATCTTGTGGAGAGTATCTGCTTTCATCATCAAGAAGTCATGAAGCTGTTCTGCCAGACTGATCAGTGCTGCATCTGTAATGTCTGCTCAGAGGATGGACACAGAGGCCATAAAAAAGTCTCCACGGAAGCAGAAAGAGCCGAGAAGGACAGAGAGCTTCAGGTGGCTCGGCAAAACATCCAGCTGAGAATCCAGGAGAAAGATAAAGATGTGATGGCTTTTAAACAGAAAGAGGACGAGATTTGTCAGTCAGCTGACAGTGCACTGATCACCACCGAGAAGGCTTTCACAGAGCTCATTTATATGATTGAGAAAAAGCTCTCGCATGTAAAAGAAGGCATCCTGTCAAGGCAGAACGCCGATGTGGGTCGGTATAAAAATGTTCGGGATAAGCTGGAGGATGAGATTGCCAAGTTGACTAGAAAAGATACCGAGCTGGACAAGCTTTCCCGTACAGAGAACCACACTCACTTTCTATTGCATTATCACTCATTGGCTCATCTGGATGATTATAAATACCAACCCATTTACAAGCTTCGCCGTCAACGTAACTTTGACAGAGTTTCAGTGGTTGTGTCGGAAGCCAGAAATAGGCTGGAGGCGGTCCTTAATGAAGAAGTGTCTAAGATTCTGTTTGCAATATCCGGGACCAATGGTGTCCCACCAGTTCCTCAAGCCGAGCCAGAGGCTGTTGCCTCTCCTGTCCAGACCACAGCTGAGTTTGTAAAAGGCAGAATCCTCCAAAACAGAACAAGCCCCACGTCTCCTAGATCTGAACTCTCACAGAACAAAGAGAATTTCATTCAGTTCAATGGGGATCATGTCGATTCTAACGCTTTTCCATCCAGAGGCACCCCCAAAGTTAGCAAAAAGAACTTTTTACTAGCCAAGCCTTACCCTGAGAGTAATGGCCATGACTTCCTACCGATCAAAACCAGCCCCAAATCAAACTTTTCAAAGCCTCCTGAAAAAGCTCTCAGACAGGACTCTTCCTCAACCAGTGCTTCGCTCCGCTTTACCAAACATAAAATGTCACGGGCCAAAGCTGACGTCTTTGAAAGCCAAGGTGACATTAAAAAAAAAGTGGATTTGATGGGGACCAATCAAATAATTAGAAGTTTGTCTCGGTGTAGTCTGAACAATGCTGATTTTATGCGACTCACACCTGAAATTCTACTGGACAGAGTGTCGACCAGAGACAAACTTATACTGAATAGATCTGACTTCTTACGTGTTGCTAAACAGATCACGTTAGATCCAAACACTGCCAACCCGCATCTGCTAATAACAATGGAGAACAGAGAAGTACACTACATGACGGATGAACTGCCGTATTCTAACCACCCAGAAAGGTTTGCATATTCCTGGCAAGTCCTGAGTAAGCAGAATTTGACCGACCGATGTTACCTGGAAGTGGAGGGAAGTGGAAGAGGAGTTATGGTGGCACTCGCTTACAAGGACATCAGCAGAACTGGAACCTTCAATGAATGCACATTTGGGCAAAATGACAAGTCCTGGGCCTTAGATTGTTTCGAAAACAGTTTTGAATTTAGACATAACAAGATCAAAACTCGCATCCCAGGCACATGGTCCAGCAGAGTAGGAGTTTACTTGGATTACAAAGAAGGTCTTCTGTCCTTCTACAGTGTCTCTGAAACCATGACTCTTCTCCATGAAGTCAAGGCTAAATTCACTCAGCCGCTCCATGTTGGATTCTGGCTCTCTGATGGAGCATCAGCCAAAGTGTGCAAGTTCAGTTAGGCTGCTGTTTCTCAGTGATATAAATGCAAGTATGTTTTCTCTAAAATGATGTAAATACAGATAGAGGTCTAAATGTCTAAACAACAGGTTTTGTACATAGCTTGTTTACAGGAAACTCTTATTTTCCTGCAATTGTAATTTTACTTTAAATCTATGTACATTTTAATACAACTTTCATAGATTGGACTAAAATTAGACAAGCTTTTCTCTGTTTAATTTAGatatttttgatttaaaaaggTACGTTTTAGAGAATTTGTGTTACCTTTTGAATTTTAATAAGACAACAATGAAGGCGACTGCCGTATTCTAACCACCCAGAAAGGTTTGCATATTCCTGGCAAGTCCTGAGTAAGCAGAATCTGACCGACCGATGGATCAGACCGACGGTGTTTTTAGGCGTGTTTGAGATTTTTTTTTCGGCCGGTGTTCAGTCACTTCtctgatcacctgctgctgatgagaggatttctcctgtcagtgtggaaggaacaggtgagctgcagCCAACACACCTTAGTTCCACTAGAAACACTTTCTAGGACCAGATGATTGTAGTGAGCTGTAATTTATCATTTTATAATCATAGTAAGTTGATACATGCACTAGATAAAATAAGCCAgaatattttctcccacagctcagctctgttAGAAATATGCAGATGCCTGCTTAAGCTGGACAACATCAAATATAAAAGTGTTCACAGATAACTGATATTTTAATGAAAAAGGAATATTaatcagttttatttttaatattgattttatttcatttctaaggtttgAATTTCTGTGAACATAACAGAAAATTCTGATTGGTGTAAAGAACACatgatattattattaatagGTCTGGATCTAAAGTGGGGctgaggtataaaactctgcCCTGGCCCTGAAGCCCTGCATATagatttagtttctataaacaccaacaacaaataaataacagcagctgtattctactttgttccttaaattgtGTCGCGTAGTTTTACGAGTTCTGTACACTCACATGTTTATcagcagctctgccagctgattaGTTCTTTTAGTAACTAGTGACATCTGTGCAGttctggtactgagcagcatggatgtGTCAGTGCATTTCACTGTAGTCAATGTTCAAAACAGATTAAAGACAGGACAGGATATACAATCAATCAAATATCATATTCTAATTCTATGAACATGTATAGATACTTTATTATGCTTACCAGCCTGCATCTCAATTTTTTTTCCTCAAAATGCACCAAACTGATGCTTTTATATATAAACTGTCTAAAATATTCTTCCAGGGGGACATGCCCCCAGACCCCCCTACAGTAGTTTAATACTTAGCATTTTTTCACCTCTGATCTTTTTCATGTCTGCTCTTTGGTGCTGGTGCACCCTTTGTGGTGGAATAAGTACTGGAAGATATTTCAAATACCATTAAAAATGACAGTTAAAAAGATAAGGCTCAggaaggtggtgtgtgtgtgggggagggGGGATTCGGGGGTTTGCGGAGGGGGCGCCTATTAGTCTGCATACCCCTCCAAAAATAGGCAGCTGCATccct
It contains:
- the LOC129164223 gene encoding tripartite motif-containing protein 16-like, with product MELMRGLHLERERFCCSLCSDLFNKPVTVPCGHFFCMKCIKKHLDDEQERGIYSCPDCREIFMQRPQLVKSDMVEHIVEQLRMTAAPPDALVKKCNAGSEDVACDFCTEKKLKAVKSCLQCLASYCEEHLQHHKNVPALRKHRLVEATANLVESICFHHQEVMKLFCQTDQCCICNVCSEDGHRGHKKVSTEAERAEKDRELQVARQNIQLRIQEKDKDVMAFKQKEDEICQSADSALITTEKAFTELIYMIEKKLSHVKEGILSRQNADVGRYKNVRDKLEDEIAKLTRKDTELDKLSRTENHTHFLLHYHSLAHLDDYKYQPIYKLRRQRNFDRVSVVVSEARNRLEAVLNEEVSKILFAISGTNGVPPVPQAEPEAVASPVQTTAEFVKGRILQNRTSPTSPRSELSQNKENFIQFNGDHVDSNAFPSRGTPKVSKKNFLLAKPYPESNGHDFLPIKTSPKSNFSKPPEKALRQDSSSTSASLRFTKHKMSRAKADVFESQGDIKKKVDLMGTNQIIRSLSRCSLNNADFMRLTPEILLDRVSTRDKLILNRSDFLRVAKQITLDPNTANPHLLITMENREVHYMTDELPYSNHPERFAYSWQVLSKQNLTDRCYLEVEGSGRGVMVALAYKDISRTGTFNECTFGQNDKSWALDCFENSFEFRHNKIKTRIPGTWSSRVGVYLDYKEGLLSFYSVSETMTLLHEVKAKFTQPLHVGFWLSDGASAKVCKFS